The following are encoded in a window of Pygocentrus nattereri isolate fPygNat1 chromosome 5, fPygNat1.pri, whole genome shotgun sequence genomic DNA:
- the ppm1aa gene encoding protein phosphatase 1A isoform X3, with protein MGAFLDKPKMEKHNAHGEGNGLRFGLSSMQGWRVEMEDAHTAVIGLPHGLERWSFFAVYDGHAGSQVARYCCEHLLEHITSNPDFGGGGGGGDGGTDEDPSVESVKSGIRTGFLQIDDHMRQISEKKHGGADRSGSTAVGVMISPRHVYFINCGDSRGLLSRGGAVHFFTQDHKPSNPLEKERIQNAGGSVMIQRVNGSLAVSRALGDFDYKCVHGKGPTEQLVSPEPEVYAIERSDTEDEFIVLACDGIWDVMANEELCDFVRSRLEVTDDLERVCNEIVDTCLYKGSRDNMSVVLVCFGGAPKVSPDAVKREAELDKYLESRVEEILKKHGEEGVPDLVHVMRMLASESIPNLPPGGELASKRSVIEAVYNKLNPYRSEDTDSASTDDMW; from the exons ATGGGTGCGTTTCTGGACAAGCCAAAGATGGAGAAGCACAACGCCCACGGTGAGGGCAACGGGCTGCGTTTCGGCCTGAGCAGCATGCAGGGCTGGCGGGTGGAGATGGAGGACGCCCACACGGCTGTCATCGGCCTTCCGCACGGCCTGGAGCGGTGGTCCTTTTTCGCCGTTTACGACGGCCACGCGGGGTCGCAGGTGGCACGCTACTGCTGCGAGCATCTGCTGGAGCACATCACCAGCAACCCCGACTTCGGGGGCGGCGGCGGAGGGGGCGACGGCGGCACAGACGAAGACCCGAGCGTGGAGAGCGTGAAGTCGGGCATCCGCACGGGCTTCCTGCAGATCGACGACCACATGCGGCAGATTTCTGAGAAGAAGCACGGCGGCGCGGACCGGAGCGGCTCCACGGCGGTCGGCGTGATGATCTCGCCGCGCCACGTCTACTTCATCAACTGCGGAGACTCGCGCGGCCTGCTGAGCCGCGGGGGCGCCGTCCACTTCTTCACGCAGGACCACAAGCCCAGCAACCCACTGGAGAAGGAGCGCATCCAGAATGCCGGAGGGTCTGTCATGATCCAGCGCGTGAACGGCTCCCTGGCCGTCTCCAGGGCTCTGGGGGACTTTGACTACAAGTGCGTTCATGGTAAAGGTCCCACGGAGCAGCTGGTGTCGCCCGAGCCTGAGGTATACGCCATCGAGCGCTCGGACACGGAGGACGAGTTCATCGTGCTGGCCTGCGATGGGATCTGGGACGTGATGGCCAACGAGGAGCTCTGCGATTTCGTCCGCTCGCGACTCGAGGTGACCGACGACCTGGAAAGGGTCTGCAACGAAATCGTGGATACCTGCCTGTACAAG GGAAGCAGAGACAACATGAGCGTCGTGTTGGTGTGTTTTGGCGGAGCACCGAAGGTTTCGCCGGACGCTGTGAAGAGGGAGGCGGAACTGGACAAATATCTGGAGAGCCGTGTGGAGG AGATCCTGAAGAAGCACGGTGAAGAGGGAGTGCCCGATCTTGTGCATGTGATGCGAATGTTGGCATCTGAGAGCATCCCAAACTTACCGCCCGGAGGAGAGCTGGCCAGCAa
- the ppm1aa gene encoding protein phosphatase 1A isoform X1 produces MGAFLDKPKMEKHNAHGEGNGLRFGLSSMQGWRVEMEDAHTAVIGLPHGLERWSFFAVYDGHAGSQVARYCCEHLLEHITSNPDFGGGGGGGDGGTDEDPSVESVKSGIRTGFLQIDDHMRQISEKKHGGADRSGSTAVGVMISPRHVYFINCGDSRGLLSRGGAVHFFTQDHKPSNPLEKERIQNAGGSVMIQRVNGSLAVSRALGDFDYKCVHGKGPTEQLVSPEPEVYAIERSDTEDEFIVLACDGIWDVMANEELCDFVRSRLEVTDDLERVCNEIVDTCLYKGSRDNMSVVLVCFGGAPKVSPDAVKREAELDKYLESRVEEILKKHGEEGVPDLVHVMRMLASESIPNLPPGGELASKRSVIEAVYNKLNPYRSEDTKLQLRIQRTNFQERRDC; encoded by the exons ATGGGTGCGTTTCTGGACAAGCCAAAGATGGAGAAGCACAACGCCCACGGTGAGGGCAACGGGCTGCGTTTCGGCCTGAGCAGCATGCAGGGCTGGCGGGTGGAGATGGAGGACGCCCACACGGCTGTCATCGGCCTTCCGCACGGCCTGGAGCGGTGGTCCTTTTTCGCCGTTTACGACGGCCACGCGGGGTCGCAGGTGGCACGCTACTGCTGCGAGCATCTGCTGGAGCACATCACCAGCAACCCCGACTTCGGGGGCGGCGGCGGAGGGGGCGACGGCGGCACAGACGAAGACCCGAGCGTGGAGAGCGTGAAGTCGGGCATCCGCACGGGCTTCCTGCAGATCGACGACCACATGCGGCAGATTTCTGAGAAGAAGCACGGCGGCGCGGACCGGAGCGGCTCCACGGCGGTCGGCGTGATGATCTCGCCGCGCCACGTCTACTTCATCAACTGCGGAGACTCGCGCGGCCTGCTGAGCCGCGGGGGCGCCGTCCACTTCTTCACGCAGGACCACAAGCCCAGCAACCCACTGGAGAAGGAGCGCATCCAGAATGCCGGAGGGTCTGTCATGATCCAGCGCGTGAACGGCTCCCTGGCCGTCTCCAGGGCTCTGGGGGACTTTGACTACAAGTGCGTTCATGGTAAAGGTCCCACGGAGCAGCTGGTGTCGCCCGAGCCTGAGGTATACGCCATCGAGCGCTCGGACACGGAGGACGAGTTCATCGTGCTGGCCTGCGATGGGATCTGGGACGTGATGGCCAACGAGGAGCTCTGCGATTTCGTCCGCTCGCGACTCGAGGTGACCGACGACCTGGAAAGGGTCTGCAACGAAATCGTGGATACCTGCCTGTACAAG GGAAGCAGAGACAACATGAGCGTCGTGTTGGTGTGTTTTGGCGGAGCACCGAAGGTTTCGCCGGACGCTGTGAAGAGGGAGGCGGAACTGGACAAATATCTGGAGAGCCGTGTGGAGG AGATCCTGAAGAAGCACGGTGAAGAGGGAGTGCCCGATCTTGTGCATGTGATGCGAATGTTGGCATCTGAGAGCATCCCAAACTTACCGCCCGGAGGAGAGCTGGCCAGCAa
- the dhrs7 gene encoding dehydrogenase/reductase SDR family member 7, whose product MEEGVCCVLFWAALVCVLVLLGLFIRADCDFTLQWAKTFGTKPDVALRGKVVWITGASGGIGEELAYQLAAAGARLVLSARREAALERVKQNCLERYTLEDKDVLVLPLDLLDRASHPEKTEAALRYFGNIDMLVNNGGRSQRGLFVDTDVEVYQSLMELNYLGTVSITKQVLPHMIRQGSGIIATVSSLAGLAGTPLATGYSASKHALQGFFNALRPELTGSPGITISMICPGPVVSQIVQNAFTEHVDKSLSSAGDQTHKMSTERCVQLMVAGLANQLKEMWISHQPFLLFVYVWQYMPTLAWYLTNKLGSKRVQNFKAGLDADSAYFTKMKAKTT is encoded by the exons ATGGAAGAGGGCGTGTGCTGCGTGCTGTTCTGGGCCgctctagtgtgtgtgctggtgctGTTGGGGCTTTTTATTCGGGCTGATTGTGATTTTACACTCCAGTGGGCGAAAACCTTCGGCACTAAACCAG ATGTGGCTCTGCGAGGGAAGGTGGTGTGGATCACCGGAGCGTCGGGCGGAATCGGGGAGGAGCTGGCGTATCAGCTCGCTGCCGCCGGAGCTCGGCTAGTGCTGTCTGCGCGCAGAGAGGCGGCGCTGGAGAGAGTCAAGCAGAACTGTTTAG AGCGCTACACTCTAGAAGATAAGGATGTTCTTGTTCTTCCACTCGATCTGCTGGACCGGGCGTCACACCCGGAGAAAACCGAGGCTGCTTTGCGCTACTTCGGCAAC ATAGACATGCTGGTTAATAATGGCGGCCGTAGTCAGCGCGGCCTGTTTGTGGATACGGATGTGGAGGTGTACCAGAGCCTGATGGAACTCAACTACCTTGGCACCGTTTCCATCACCAAACAGGTGCTGCCCCACATGATCCGCCAGGGCAGCGGCATCATTGCAACCGTCAGCAGCCTTGCTGGGCTGGCTGGAACTCCGCTGGCCACCGGATACTCAGCCAGCAAACATGCCCTGCAG GGCTTCTTCAATGCTTTACGGCCAGAACTGACCGGCTCCCCTGGAATAACCATCAGTATGATCTGCCCGGGACCTGTCGTCTCCCAGATCGTACAGAACGCCTTCACTGAGCACGTAGACAAG TCATTGTCCAGTGCTGGTGACCAGACACACAAGATGTCCACTGAGCGCTGCGTCCAGCTCATGGTGGCTGGACTGGCCAATCAGTTGAAGGAGATGTGGATCAGCCACCAGCCGTTCCTGCTGTTTGTCTACGTGTGGCAGTACATGCCCACCCTCGCCTGGTACCTGACCAACAAGCTGGGCAGCAAGCGTGTGCAGAACTTCAAAGCTGGTCTG gATGCAGATTCTGCGTACTTCACCAAGATGAAGGCCAAGACCACCTGA
- the ppm1aa gene encoding protein phosphatase 1A isoform X2 yields the protein MGAFLDKPKMEKHNAHGEGNGLRFGLSSMQGWRVEMEDAHTAVIGLPHGLERWSFFAVYDGHAGSQVARYCCEHLLEHITSNPDFGGGGGGGDGGTDEDPSVESVKSGIRTGFLQIDDHMRQISEKKHGGADRSGSTAVGVMISPRHVYFINCGDSRGLLSRGGAVHFFTQDHKPSNPLEKERIQNAGGSVMIQRVNGSLAVSRALGDFDYKCVHGKGPTEQLVSPEPEVYAIERSDTEDEFIVLACDGIWDVMANEELCDFVRSRLEVTDDLERVCNEIVDTCLYKGSRDNMSVVLVCFGGAPKVSPDAVKREAELDKYLESRVEEILKKHGEEGVPDLVHVMRMLASESIPNLPPGGELASKRSVIEAVYNKLNPYRSEDTDPDILFFRGFS from the exons ATGGGTGCGTTTCTGGACAAGCCAAAGATGGAGAAGCACAACGCCCACGGTGAGGGCAACGGGCTGCGTTTCGGCCTGAGCAGCATGCAGGGCTGGCGGGTGGAGATGGAGGACGCCCACACGGCTGTCATCGGCCTTCCGCACGGCCTGGAGCGGTGGTCCTTTTTCGCCGTTTACGACGGCCACGCGGGGTCGCAGGTGGCACGCTACTGCTGCGAGCATCTGCTGGAGCACATCACCAGCAACCCCGACTTCGGGGGCGGCGGCGGAGGGGGCGACGGCGGCACAGACGAAGACCCGAGCGTGGAGAGCGTGAAGTCGGGCATCCGCACGGGCTTCCTGCAGATCGACGACCACATGCGGCAGATTTCTGAGAAGAAGCACGGCGGCGCGGACCGGAGCGGCTCCACGGCGGTCGGCGTGATGATCTCGCCGCGCCACGTCTACTTCATCAACTGCGGAGACTCGCGCGGCCTGCTGAGCCGCGGGGGCGCCGTCCACTTCTTCACGCAGGACCACAAGCCCAGCAACCCACTGGAGAAGGAGCGCATCCAGAATGCCGGAGGGTCTGTCATGATCCAGCGCGTGAACGGCTCCCTGGCCGTCTCCAGGGCTCTGGGGGACTTTGACTACAAGTGCGTTCATGGTAAAGGTCCCACGGAGCAGCTGGTGTCGCCCGAGCCTGAGGTATACGCCATCGAGCGCTCGGACACGGAGGACGAGTTCATCGTGCTGGCCTGCGATGGGATCTGGGACGTGATGGCCAACGAGGAGCTCTGCGATTTCGTCCGCTCGCGACTCGAGGTGACCGACGACCTGGAAAGGGTCTGCAACGAAATCGTGGATACCTGCCTGTACAAG GGAAGCAGAGACAACATGAGCGTCGTGTTGGTGTGTTTTGGCGGAGCACCGAAGGTTTCGCCGGACGCTGTGAAGAGGGAGGCGGAACTGGACAAATATCTGGAGAGCCGTGTGGAGG AGATCCTGAAGAAGCACGGTGAAGAGGGAGTGCCCGATCTTGTGCATGTGATGCGAATGTTGGCATCTGAGAGCATCCCAAACTTACCGCCCGGAGGAGAGCTGGCCAGCAa